One Drosophila subpulchrella strain 33 F10 #4 breed RU33 chromosome 2R, RU_Dsub_v1.1 Primary Assembly, whole genome shotgun sequence genomic window, TCGGTAACCGTGTATTCCTTGGTCAGATACTGGGCTCCACAGGTGTTCCTCTCCACGATCTCCAGCTCGACGGCACGCAGCATGGCGGGCAAGGCCTCATCCTCCTCGGTCCGCTTGCCCCATCCACTCACAACGGCATGGGCTCCCGACGGAGGAGCCTCCAAGGCCACGGCAATGGGTTGCACCAGGGCCGAGTACTCCAGCGGCTCCCGCGTGATAATCAGACCGATGTCATTCACATACGTCTTCTTGTTATAGCCGGCATGCGGGATCAGCTTGCTGACCTTCACACCCTGCTCGTCCAGATCGGCAATCGAGTTCTGACCGGCCACAACCCGGATATAGGAGGCATAGCGTCCCTTGATGCAATGTGCGGCAGTGATCACAATCTTGGGGGCGTAGATACATCCCCCGCAGATGTGGAGCAACATGTAGGTCTCCAGGCGAACGGAAACCTGGTAGGGATAGTCCGAGATGTCCGCCTGATCGCCACCCACGATGCGGGGGCTTATGGAGGCGGATTCCGCTAGGATAACCAGGCCAAGAAGCCCCAGAAGACACAGTTCCAACCGCAGTGACATTTTccaaaaaactttaaaagtggTTCGAACGGGacgccttatatagggccaaAGTCACCTGCTTATCACTTATCACAAAACGACGAATTTAGCGATCATCCCCGATCCCCGATAGGTATTTtggattttaataaaattctgGAACGATATCGTAAAGTTTATAGGACTCACAGACCAATACGTTTTTTATATCCATTATAAACTGGGCGGTGGCTTCTAAAGACCTAATGACCACAAAGCCGCAAGAAAGCCAAGTGACCAGTTAAGGGGAACCCAATGTGGATTATCAGTTAGTTGTTCCGTTGAGTCACTGGTCGGCCTTATTTCTTTAACCACTGAACTTTACTCTTATAGACTGACTAAGAAGTCTAGTCTAAGCTGTAATCTTAGTCGCGAACTCAATGGAAACGTGTCTCCAGATAAGTGGCGTCGGAAAGGTAGGCTGAGATTTATTTACTATAATAATCGGTGGTGCGAGGGTACTCACAAGAACAGTACAAGAAGCGATAGTCTAATCAGGTTGATagccataataataataggTCTGTTaataaagattatttaaaacATGGCAAGCCACTCATTAGGGTGGTGCGAAAAAGGGATTATTAGGAGATCAGTTTTATAGATATAAAGAAAGATTTCCTACCTTAAATCACAAAATCCAAGagtatttttaatgaatgaaT contains:
- the LOC119550043 gene encoding trypsin alpha-3 encodes the protein MSLRLELCLLGLLGLVILAESASISPRIVGGDQADISDYPYQVSVRLETYMLLHICGGCIYAPKIVITAAHCIKGRYASYIRVVAGQNSIADLDEQGVKVSKLIPHAGYNKKTYVNDIGLIITREPLEYSALVQPIAVALEAPPSGAHAVVSGWGKRTEEDEALPAMLRAVELEIVERNTCGAQYLTKEYTVTDEMICAGYLEGGKDTCNGDSGGPLAVDGVLVGIVSWGVGCGREGFPGVYTSVNSHTAWIEEQAEAYL